The following are from one region of the Salmo trutta chromosome 22, fSalTru1.1, whole genome shotgun sequence genome:
- the LOC115158265 gene encoding peptidyl-prolyl cis-trans isomerase FKBP8 isoform X2, with protein sequence MTDKEEVTAAGDNPEMILTGKKSGKASLLDSGEDFEMLDDDEIDDDPPPLEDAGGGKKTKKEPAEDQDASPSSLVDEWMDILGNGQLRKKVLRAGNGPDSRPTKGQNVVIHLKTSLADGTLIEEQPELSFTLGDGDVIQALDLTVQLMEMGEKALVQADAKYAYGALGSLAPEVLPSADLALEVQLLDATEAPDLELLSPQERVALAGQKRERGNVYYQRGDYAFAVNSYGFALQITESSSKVDISPEEEEELMDIKVKCLNNMAAAQLKLDHYEAALRSCVSVLAHQPDNIKALFRKGKVLALQGEYAEAIRNLKMALKLEPSNKVVPHSLILVMKETRWTADSSFWWI encoded by the exons ATGACTGACAAAGAGGAGGTGACTGCTGCAGGTGATAACCCAGAGATGATTCTTACAGGGAAGAAGTCAGGGAAAGCCTCGCTGCTGGACAGTGGGGAAGACTTTGAGATGTTGGATGATGATGAAATTGATGATGACCCTCCTCCTTTGGAAGATGCTGGGGGTGGGAAGAAGACTAAAAAAGAGCCTGCAGAGGACCAAGATGCTAGCCCTTCATCTCTAGTAGATGAGTGGATGGATATACTAG GTAATGGCCAGCTAAGGAAGAAAGTTCTGCGGGCAGGGAATGGGCCAGACAGCAGGCCCACAAAAGGCCAGAATGTCGTGATTCACCTGAAGACTTCACTGGCTGATGGGACTCTTATAGAAGAGCAACCTGAGCTGTCTTTCACTCTGGGAGATGGTGATGTCATCCAG GCTCTGGATCTTACAGTGCAGCTCATGGAAATGGGGGAGAAGGCCCTCGTCCAAGCCGACGCTAAATATGCGTATGGTGCCCTGGGGAG CCTTGCCCCTGAGGTGCTTCCCAGTGCTGATCTGGCCCTGGAGGTACAGCTGCTGGATGCCACTGAGGCCCCCGACCTTGAGCTCCTCTCCCCCCAGGAGAGGGTCGCCCTGGCTGggcagaagagggagagggggaacgtctactaccagagaggagaCTACGCCTTTGCTGTAAACTCTTATGGCTTCGCCCTGCAGATCACCGAGTCCAGCTCTAAAG TGGACATTAgcccagaggaagaggaggagctgatGGACATTAAGGTGAAGTGTCTAAACAACATGGCAGCTGCCCAGCTCAAGTTGGATCACTACGAAGCAGCACTACGGTCCTGTGTTTCAGTGCTGGCCCACCAGCCAGACAACATCAAAGCCCTATTCCGCAAAGGCAAG GTATTGGCCTTGCAAGGAGAATATGCTGAAGCTATAAGGAACTTGAAGATGGCTCTGAAGTTGGAACCAAGCAACAAG GTGGTGCCACATTCTCTAATATTGGTGATGAAGGAAACCAGGTGGACTGCAGACTCATCATTTTGGTGGATCTGA
- the LOC115158265 gene encoding peptidyl-prolyl cis-trans isomerase FKBP8 isoform X3, which produces MTDKEEVTAAGDNPEMILTGKKSGKASLLDSGEDFEMLDDDEIDDDPPPLEDAGGGKKTKKEPAEDQDASPSSLVDEWMDILGNGQLRKKVLRAGNGPDSRPTKGQNVVIHLKTSLADGTLIEEQPELSFTLGDGDVIQALDLTVQLMEMGEKALVQADAKYAYGALGSLAPEVLPSADLALEVQLLDATEAPDLELLSPQERVALAGQKRERGNVYYQRGDYAFAVNSYGFALQITESSSKVDISPEEEEELMDIKVKCLNNMAAAQLKLDHYEAALRSCVSVLAHQPDNIKALFRKGKVLALQGEYAEAIRNLKMALKLEPSNKFFLTSTRWCHIL; this is translated from the exons ATGACTGACAAAGAGGAGGTGACTGCTGCAGGTGATAACCCAGAGATGATTCTTACAGGGAAGAAGTCAGGGAAAGCCTCGCTGCTGGACAGTGGGGAAGACTTTGAGATGTTGGATGATGATGAAATTGATGATGACCCTCCTCCTTTGGAAGATGCTGGGGGTGGGAAGAAGACTAAAAAAGAGCCTGCAGAGGACCAAGATGCTAGCCCTTCATCTCTAGTAGATGAGTGGATGGATATACTAG GTAATGGCCAGCTAAGGAAGAAAGTTCTGCGGGCAGGGAATGGGCCAGACAGCAGGCCCACAAAAGGCCAGAATGTCGTGATTCACCTGAAGACTTCACTGGCTGATGGGACTCTTATAGAAGAGCAACCTGAGCTGTCTTTCACTCTGGGAGATGGTGATGTCATCCAG GCTCTGGATCTTACAGTGCAGCTCATGGAAATGGGGGAGAAGGCCCTCGTCCAAGCCGACGCTAAATATGCGTATGGTGCCCTGGGGAG CCTTGCCCCTGAGGTGCTTCCCAGTGCTGATCTGGCCCTGGAGGTACAGCTGCTGGATGCCACTGAGGCCCCCGACCTTGAGCTCCTCTCCCCCCAGGAGAGGGTCGCCCTGGCTGggcagaagagggagagggggaacgtctactaccagagaggagaCTACGCCTTTGCTGTAAACTCTTATGGCTTCGCCCTGCAGATCACCGAGTCCAGCTCTAAAG TGGACATTAgcccagaggaagaggaggagctgatGGACATTAAGGTGAAGTGTCTAAACAACATGGCAGCTGCCCAGCTCAAGTTGGATCACTACGAAGCAGCACTACGGTCCTGTGTTTCAGTGCTGGCCCACCAGCCAGACAACATCAAAGCCCTATTCCGCAAAGGCAAG GTATTGGCCTTGCAAGGAGAATATGCTGAAGCTATAAGGAACTTGAAGATGGCTCTGAAGTTGGAACCAAGCAACAAG TTCTTTCTGACATCCACCAGGTGGTGCCACATTCTCTAA